A single window of Flavobacterium aestivum DNA harbors:
- a CDS encoding phage portal protein family protein, which translates to MSRNRKKQTANLAKQNSNPVSNANAPRYSGSIAPKSISRTRQDIGSWNKALTLARKADKPKRWQLYNLYDEIILDALLKSQIENRMLKSLSQSFTLTDESGNIDQELTALLQNQIWVNELNKQILNTRYYGHSLVEFNYNEKGEIQVTLIPRQNVDPVGGFLYFDYTDEKGVNYREIPEYGTWLMEFGDKNELGLLNNAVPHVLFKRFAQSCWSELCEIYGIPPRYMKTNTNDPGMLKRAERMMRDMGSAAWFIIDESEQFEFAQTTATNGDVFNNLIRLCNNENSLLISGAIIGQDTKNGSRSKDESSQDMLQTLVDSDLSLIEQVWNTVIIPGLLNIGVISKLRTYSYPKSENLDQLWTRTKEAATFLEVNPEWVKSTFGIDVLGAKKEANTAQKLHLDFFD; encoded by the coding sequence ATGAGTAGAAATAGAAAAAAACAAACTGCCAATTTGGCAAAACAAAATAGTAATCCTGTCAGTAATGCAAATGCGCCCCGTTATTCAGGGTCAATTGCGCCAAAGTCGATTTCACGTACCCGTCAGGATATTGGGAGCTGGAACAAGGCACTTACATTGGCAAGGAAAGCAGATAAACCAAAAAGATGGCAATTGTACAACCTGTACGATGAAATTATTTTGGATGCGCTTTTGAAGTCCCAAATTGAAAACCGTATGCTTAAATCATTGTCCCAGTCATTTACTTTAACAGATGAATCTGGGAACATTGACCAGGAGCTAACAGCACTTTTGCAAAATCAAATTTGGGTGAACGAGCTGAATAAGCAAATTTTAAATACTCGTTACTACGGACATTCACTTGTTGAGTTCAACTACAACGAGAAAGGCGAAATACAAGTTACGCTTATACCACGACAAAACGTTGACCCTGTAGGCGGGTTTTTATACTTTGATTATACGGATGAAAAAGGCGTTAATTACCGTGAAATCCCTGAATACGGCACGTGGTTAATGGAGTTTGGCGATAAGAACGAATTGGGGCTTTTAAACAATGCTGTCCCGCACGTATTATTCAAAAGGTTCGCCCAATCGTGTTGGAGTGAATTATGCGAAATATACGGTATTCCGCCCCGATATATGAAAACTAACACCAACGACCCCGGTATGCTTAAACGTGCAGAACGTATGATGCGTGACATGGGTTCGGCGGCTTGGTTTATTATTGACGAAAGCGAACAATTTGAATTTGCTCAAACAACTGCAACAAATGGCGATGTATTTAACAATCTAATCAGATTATGTAACAATGAAAATTCATTGCTTATATCCGGTGCAATTATCGGACAAGATACAAAGAACGGTTCTCGCTCTAAAGATGAAAGTTCGCAAGATATGTTACAAACGTTGGTAGATAGTGATTTATCTTTAATAGAACAAGTTTGGAATACCGTTATCATTCCTGGACTTTTAAACATCGGGGTTATCAGCAAGCTACGAACTTACAGTTACCCTAAATCTGAAAACTTAGACCAACTTTGGACAAGAACCAAAGAAGCTGCAACATTTTTAGAAGTTAATCCAGAGTGGGTAAAAAGCACTTTCGGAATTGATGTCTTGGGAGCAAAAAAAGAAGCTAATACAGCCCAAAAATTGCATTTAGATTTTTTCGACTAA
- a CDS encoding ATP-binding protein has protein sequence MIQITPEFKDKVVSELLNLRQNYDSTDAQFAKQWNINGSVWSQLKSGKRDSLLKDTQWLTIGRELNINMHERTWNIARTEVYKIIEEDILFCQANSKSKIFVDECEIGKTTAAKHLSRTLKNCFYVDASQAKTKQLFIRLIAKTIGLDSTGKYADVIANVKYYLKSLPHPPIVIIDEAGDLVYEAFLELKELWNATENCCAWYLIGADGLRTKVRRGITSKKVGYEEIFSRFSGKYSNVVPTDRQQKLQFFKQLINDVLNVNVEDKSLIPAITKRCLTSDDTERIGGLRRAESLLIISQQ, from the coding sequence ATGATACAAATTACCCCTGAATTTAAAGACAAAGTAGTTAGCGAATTACTGAACTTACGCCAAAATTATGACAGCACTGATGCACAGTTTGCGAAACAATGGAATATAAACGGGTCCGTATGGAGCCAATTAAAAAGCGGAAAGCGTGACAGTCTTTTAAAAGACACACAATGGCTAACAATCGGTAGAGAGTTAAACATTAACATGCACGAAAGAACTTGGAATATTGCCCGCACAGAAGTTTACAAAATAATTGAAGAAGATATTCTTTTCTGTCAGGCAAATTCAAAAAGTAAAATCTTTGTTGATGAATGCGAAATAGGCAAAACTACAGCCGCTAAACACTTGTCAAGAACTTTAAAAAACTGTTTTTATGTAGATGCTTCCCAAGCAAAAACAAAGCAGCTATTCATTAGGTTAATTGCTAAAACAATTGGCTTGGACAGCACAGGAAAATACGCCGATGTTATTGCCAATGTAAAGTATTACTTAAAATCACTACCACACCCACCAATCGTAATTATTGACGAAGCCGGTGATTTAGTTTATGAAGCTTTTTTGGAACTTAAAGAGCTTTGGAACGCTACCGAAAATTGTTGTGCGTGGTATTTAATAGGCGCAGATGGTTTAAGAACCAAAGTAAGAAGAGGTATCACAAGTAAAAAAGTTGGATATGAAGAAATTTTCAGCCGTTTTAGTGGAAAATATTCAAATGTAGTACCAACGGACAGACAACAAAAACTTCAGTTCTTTAAACAGCTTATAAACGATGTATTAAATGTGAACGTAGAAGATAAATCGTTAATCCCTGCAATTACAAAAAGATGCTTAACAAGCGATGATACTGAAAGAATCGGAGGTTTAAGAAGAGCCGAAAGTTTATTGATTATAAGTCAGCAGTAA
- a CDS encoding helix-turn-helix domain-containing protein: MYLRIKQLRESKNMSSKEFSTSIGVDSSQYSKIEQGKLMPTIAHLMEICTIYGTSMDYLCFGKIQETVNSTNNDLINIQKELIAMQKEKIASLEAQNIELKAQLEGDNKSTDRRAAG; encoded by the coding sequence ATGTATTTAAGAATCAAGCAATTAAGAGAGTCGAAAAATATGTCTTCGAAGGAATTTTCTACCTCGATCGGGGTAGATAGTAGCCAATATAGTAAGATAGAGCAAGGCAAATTAATGCCTACAATCGCGCACTTAATGGAGATATGTACTATTTATGGTACTTCAATGGATTATTTATGCTTTGGAAAAATTCAGGAAACCGTCAATTCCACTAATAACGATCTAATAAATATTCAAAAAGAGTTAATTGCTATGCAAAAAGAAAAAATTGCATCACTAGAAGCTCAAAATATAGAGCTTAAAGCTCAATTAGAAGGTGACAACAAATCCACTGACAGGAGAGCGGCAGGTTAA
- a CDS encoding phage head morphogenesis protein → MHQKLSLQYEPCGCNQCKTLTLSIQKDNDFKRVLKVAERAFKKLHSRGTYKPEDLSEVQEYKLLAKATAKVLRKGIPHEVPQEMKDYLEKDIFIFSGLKTHAQLAEARSLLKDAEGNIRSYEDFEQKVLKLNESYNRNYLEAEHNFAIQSGQSAADWLNFSDDTSRYYLQYRTAGDDKVRDSHKALHNITLPKDDPFWDYYYTPNGWRCRCRIIEVLATDNDKSNSKEAMEKGEKATALVDKKGNSSNLFKFNPGKDKKLMPPNNTYTKVAGSKKAIKAFE, encoded by the coding sequence TTGCATCAAAAGTTATCATTGCAATATGAGCCGTGCGGGTGCAATCAGTGTAAAACACTCACTTTATCCATTCAAAAGGACAATGATTTTAAAAGGGTTTTAAAAGTCGCTGAAAGAGCCTTTAAAAAGCTTCACAGTCGCGGAACCTATAAACCTGAAGATTTATCTGAAGTACAAGAATATAAACTTTTAGCAAAAGCAACCGCCAAAGTTTTAAGGAAGGGAATACCGCACGAAGTCCCGCAGGAAATGAAAGACTATTTAGAAAAAGATATTTTCATTTTTAGCGGTCTAAAAACACACGCACAATTAGCTGAAGCCCGAAGCTTATTAAAAGATGCTGAAGGGAATATTCGCAGTTATGAAGACTTTGAACAAAAGGTCCTGAAGCTGAATGAAAGCTACAACCGTAATTATTTGGAAGCTGAACACAACTTTGCTATACAATCTGGGCAAAGCGCTGCGGACTGGTTAAATTTCAGCGATGATACTTCCCGCTATTATTTACAGTACAGAACCGCAGGTGATGACAAGGTAAGGGATTCTCATAAAGCATTGCATAACATTACGCTTCCAAAAGATGATCCGTTTTGGGATTACTATTATACACCAAATGGCTGGCGTTGTAGATGTCGAATAATTGAAGTTTTAGCTACTGACAATGACAAAAGCAATAGCAAAGAAGCAATGGAAAAAGGAGAAAAAGCCACCGCATTAGTTGATAAAAAAGGGAATAGCTCAAACCTATTCAAGTTTAATCCAGGAAAGGACAAAAAGCTAATGCCACCGAATAACACTTATACAAAAGTAGCAGGGTCAAAAAAAGCAATTAAAGCCTTTGAATAG
- the rpsA gene encoding 30S ribosomal protein S1, producing MSEQLKSQEEFLANFNWHNFEEGIDAVDEKNLLEFEELVSKTFIATDQEEVVEGVVVRITDRDVIVDINAKSEGVISLNEFRYNPNLKVGDKVEVLIDIREDKTGQLVLSHRKARTIKSWDRVISANETGEIVNGFVKCRTKGGMIVDVFGIEAFLPGSQIDVKPIRDYDVYVNKMMEFKVVKINHEFKNVVVSHKALIEADIEVQKKEIIGQLQKGQVLEGVVKNITSYGVFIDLGGVDGLIHITDLSWSRINHPSEVLELDQKLNVVILDFDDEKTRIQLGLKQLNAHPWDALNADLKIGDKVSGKVVVIADYGAFIEVAEGVEGLIHVSEMSWSTHLRSAQDFVKVGDVVEAVILTLDRDDRKMSLGIKQLTQDPWTDITAKYPVGSKHTGIVRNFTNFGIFVELEEGIDGLIYISDLSWTKKIKHPSEFVNVGEKLDVVVLELDVEGRKLSLGHKQTTANPWDQYEDSFAVGTIHTGEISEIVDKGATVEFGEDIVAFIPTRHLEKEDGKKLKKGDTADFKVIEFNKEFKRVVASHTAIFREEEEKNVKAATENTSSASTTNAPAATLGDNNDVLAALKAKMEKSEKK from the coding sequence ATGTCTGAACAATTAAAATCACAAGAAGAGTTTTTAGCAAATTTTAACTGGCATAACTTCGAAGAAGGTATCGATGCAGTAGATGAGAAAAACTTATTGGAATTCGAAGAACTAGTATCAAAAACTTTCATCGCTACAGATCAAGAAGAAGTAGTAGAAGGTGTAGTTGTTAGAATTACAGATAGAGACGTTATCGTTGATATCAACGCAAAATCGGAAGGTGTTATTTCATTAAACGAATTCCGTTACAACCCAAACTTAAAAGTAGGTGATAAAGTTGAAGTATTAATCGACATCCGTGAGGACAAAACAGGTCAATTAGTATTATCACACAGAAAAGCACGTACTATCAAATCATGGGATAGAGTTATTTCTGCTAACGAAACAGGAGAAATCGTTAATGGTTTTGTAAAATGCAGAACTAAAGGAGGTATGATTGTTGACGTTTTCGGAATTGAAGCTTTCTTACCAGGATCTCAAATTGATGTTAAGCCAATTAGAGACTACGATGTATATGTAAACAAAATGATGGAATTCAAAGTGGTAAAAATTAATCACGAATTCAAAAATGTTGTTGTTTCTCACAAAGCGCTTATTGAAGCGGATATTGAAGTACAGAAAAAAGAAATCATCGGTCAATTACAAAAAGGACAAGTATTAGAAGGTGTTGTTAAAAACATTACTTCTTATGGTGTGTTCATTGACTTAGGTGGTGTTGATGGATTAATTCACATTACTGACCTTTCTTGGAGTAGAATCAACCACCCAAGTGAAGTTCTTGAATTAGACCAAAAATTAAACGTTGTAATCCTTGATTTCGATGATGAGAAAACAAGAATTCAATTAGGATTGAAACAATTAAACGCTCACCCATGGGATGCTTTAAATGCTGATTTGAAAATTGGTGATAAAGTAAGTGGTAAAGTAGTTGTAATCGCTGATTACGGTGCTTTCATCGAAGTTGCTGAAGGTGTAGAAGGTTTAATCCACGTTTCTGAAATGTCTTGGTCTACTCATTTACGTTCTGCTCAAGATTTCGTAAAAGTTGGAGATGTTGTTGAAGCTGTTATCTTAACTTTAGATAGAGATGACCGTAAAATGTCATTAGGTATCAAGCAATTGACTCAAGATCCTTGGACTGATATCACTGCTAAATACCCAGTAGGTTCTAAACATACAGGTATCGTTAGAAACTTTACAAACTTTGGAATTTTCGTAGAATTAGAAGAAGGTATCGATGGATTAATTTACATCTCTGATCTTTCTTGGACTAAGAAAATCAAACACCCATCTGAATTTGTAAATGTTGGTGAAAAATTAGACGTAGTTGTATTAGAATTAGATGTTGAAGGACGTAAATTATCTTTAGGTCACAAACAAACTACTGCTAATCCTTGGGATCAGTATGAAGATTCTTTCGCAGTTGGAACTATCCACACAGGTGAAATTTCTGAAATCGTTGACAAAGGAGCTACTGTAGAATTTGGAGAAGATATCGTTGCTTTCATTCCAACTCGTCACCTTGAAAAAGAAGACGGTAAAAAATTGAAAAAAGGTGATACTGCAGATTTCAAAGTAATTGAATTCAACAAAGAATTCAAAAGAGTAGTTGCTTCTCACACTGCTATCTTCCGCGAAGAAGAAGAGAAAAACGTGAAAGCTGCAACTGAAAATACTTCATCTGCATCTACTACAAATGCACCAGCTGCAACTTTAGGAGATAACAATGATGTATTAGCTGCATTAAAAGCTAAAATGGAAAAATCTGAGAAAAAATAA
- a CDS encoding DUF3164 family protein, with amino-acid sequence MSEQKPKKTVSELEAELKVARESERIEKEGQRIAYESLKAETVIQLVSKADRINLMLAGFKKDSFNNMQTIYSLLQEYSSRHADGKGNFRIEHENMRVNYKRQGKATFDERSHQAEKHIIDFVNSKFSDDPDTRDLIMSLLERKKDELDIQLVQKLYAMENRFDDNNWKRGIELLKESYHYSHSKDYITFEKRDENGQWNLINLQFSNIKYHE; translated from the coding sequence ATGAGTGAACAAAAACCAAAGAAAACGGTTTCAGAATTAGAAGCGGAATTAAAAGTAGCCCGCGAGTCTGAAAGAATTGAAAAAGAAGGCCAAAGGATAGCTTATGAAAGTTTAAAAGCCGAAACCGTTATCCAATTAGTATCAAAAGCCGATCGAATTAATTTAATGCTAGCGGGATTTAAAAAGGATTCCTTTAACAATATGCAAACCATTTATTCACTGCTTCAGGAATACAGTTCCCGACATGCTGACGGAAAAGGTAACTTCAGGATTGAGCATGAAAATATGCGAGTTAATTACAAACGTCAGGGAAAAGCAACTTTCGATGAACGTTCACACCAAGCCGAAAAGCATATTATTGACTTCGTAAATTCAAAATTTTCAGATGACCCAGACACACGAGATTTAATAATGTCGCTTTTGGAACGTAAAAAGGATGAACTGGACATTCAACTGGTACAAAAATTATATGCTATGGAAAACCGGTTCGATGACAATAATTGGAAACGTGGCATTGAGCTACTAAAAGAAAGTTATCACTATTCGCATTCAAAGGATTATATCACTTTCGAGAAACGCGACGAAAACGGACAATGGAACTTAATCAATTTACAATTTTCAAACATTAAATATCATGAGTAA
- the cmk gene encoding (d)CMP kinase, translating to MKKIIVAIDGFSSTGKSTLAKQLAKQLGYVYVDTGAMYRAVALFAMQNNYIGVDFLDKEKLVNSLPSIKLHFKFNPELGFAEMYLNDVNVETEIRTLEVSSFVSAVAAISEVRSKLVEQQQEMGKEKGIIMDGRDIGTVVFPNAELKIFMTAGADTRAQRRFDELQAKGDSVTYEEVLKNVVDRDYVDTHRVDSPLVMADDAIEVDNSFLDRKEQFDVVLELINDVIEAE from the coding sequence ATGAAAAAAATAATTGTAGCAATAGATGGGTTTTCATCCACAGGAAAAAGCACTTTAGCCAAACAACTCGCTAAACAATTAGGATATGTATATGTAGATACTGGTGCTATGTATCGAGCAGTGGCGTTATTTGCTATGCAAAACAATTATATTGGAGTTGATTTTTTAGATAAAGAAAAATTGGTTAATAGCTTGCCTTCTATAAAGCTACATTTTAAATTCAATCCTGAGCTGGGGTTTGCGGAAATGTATTTGAATGATGTCAATGTTGAAACAGAAATCAGAACCTTGGAAGTTTCCAGTTTTGTAAGCGCAGTAGCTGCTATTTCGGAAGTGCGTTCTAAATTAGTAGAACAACAGCAGGAAATGGGTAAAGAAAAAGGGATTATTATGGATGGTAGAGATATAGGAACGGTTGTTTTTCCGAATGCCGAACTCAAAATATTTATGACCGCAGGAGCAGACACCCGCGCACAAAGACGTTTTGACGAATTGCAGGCCAAAGGAGATTCTGTTACTTATGAAGAAGTTTTGAAAAATGTAGTAGATCGCGATTATGTTGATACTCATAGAGTTGATTCTCCTTTGGTAATGGCAGATGATGCTATAGAAGTTGATAATTCTTTCCTAGATCGTAAAGAACAATTTGATGTTGTTTTAGAATTAATAAATGATGTTATAGAAGCTGAATAA
- a CDS encoding serine hydrolase domain-containing protein: MKKTILLSLLFSLIFNFSKAQSIEKFADSIRKKYSIPELNYAVLSSDKIIEMKALGYKKEGSDSKAALTDRFRIGSNTKTVTSYIALLLVKEGKINWNTKFFDLYPELKKKSNPAYYNVTLQDLLTFRAKIIGWSYTNEKPSQNEIHGDEQQQRYEFVSWILQQNPPKEKYSVYWSNPSYVIASLMLEKASGKQYAVLVNELGKKLKIKFDFGQPNFKDIKQTWGHNEKLEPENPSDNYKLNWLSSAGNINVSLADYTKFVQLQLQGLLGKSKVASAEDFNFMHYGLPEFSFGWNSETDETTHLKYSWHEGTPGSFLTQVYICKDTDKAFVFFANVQSDKAREGLALLFEKLNKKYSK, translated from the coding sequence ATGAAAAAAACAATTCTTTTATCTTTACTTTTTAGTTTGATTTTTAATTTTTCTAAAGCACAATCTATTGAAAAATTTGCCGACAGTATAAGAAAAAAATACAGCATTCCTGAACTGAATTATGCAGTTCTCTCTTCGGATAAAATTATCGAAATGAAAGCTCTTGGCTATAAAAAAGAGGGTTCAGATTCGAAGGCAGCATTAACAGATAGATTCAGAATAGGTTCAAATACCAAGACTGTTACTAGTTATATCGCTTTATTGCTGGTAAAAGAAGGTAAAATCAATTGGAATACTAAATTTTTTGATTTGTATCCTGAGTTAAAAAAGAAAAGTAATCCAGCTTATTATAATGTTACATTACAGGATCTTTTAACCTTTCGAGCAAAAATTATAGGTTGGTCATATACAAATGAAAAACCAAGTCAAAATGAAATACATGGAGATGAACAACAGCAGCGTTATGAATTTGTCTCATGGATTTTGCAACAAAACCCTCCAAAAGAAAAATATTCAGTTTATTGGTCGAATCCAAGCTATGTGATTGCTAGTTTAATGCTTGAAAAAGCTAGTGGGAAACAGTATGCTGTTTTGGTAAATGAACTTGGAAAAAAACTAAAAATAAAATTTGATTTTGGACAACCTAATTTCAAAGATATAAAACAGACATGGGGACATAATGAAAAATTAGAACCTGAAAATCCTTCTGATAACTATAAATTGAATTGGTTGTCATCTGCGGGGAATATTAATGTTAGTTTGGCTGATTATACTAAATTTGTTCAGTTGCAACTTCAAGGTTTATTAGGGAAATCTAAAGTTGCATCAGCAGAAGATTTTAATTTTATGCATTATGGATTGCCTGAATTTTCTTTTGGTTGGAATTCTGAAACTGATGAAACTACCCATTTAAAATATTCGTGGCATGAAGGTACTCCGGGGTCTTTTCTAACTCAAGTGTATATTTGTAAAGATACCGATAAAGCATTTGTGTTTTTTGCGAATGTTCAATCAGATAAAGCGCGTGAAGGTCTGGCTTTGTTATTTGAGAAGCTAAATAAAAAGTACTCCAAATAA
- a CDS encoding nucleoside permease, whose amino-acid sequence MGIKNRLTLMSFLQFFVWGAWLITIANYWFGTKAWEGTQFGLVFSTMGIASLFMPTLTGIIADRWINAEKLYGTLHILYGGVLFYIPMVDNPTNFIYVMLLAMCFYMPTIALSNSISYNALKNSNKDVVKDFPPIRVFGTIGFIVAMWITNLSGNKATEYQFYIAGVAAALLGIYSFTLPACKPQRLIKENASLMETLGLESFKLFADYKMALFFIFSMFLGGALQLTNAYGDVFLDEFKHFPKYTDSFVVKYSTIIMSISQISETLFILAIPFFLKRFGIKQVMLISMLAWVLRFGLFSFGDPVQGLWMIILSCIVYGMAFDFFNISGSLFVETHTDPKNRSSAQGLFMMMTNGIGAILGSFTSGWAIDRFFTKSFHSTADLANFLQTGTTNSKMLEFIKNQGNTIGADGLFDKVILMKDWHTIWLAFATYALIIAVAFAILFKHEHNPKEVEVLKH is encoded by the coding sequence ATGGGAATTAAGAATAGGTTAACATTAATGAGTTTTCTGCAGTTTTTTGTTTGGGGAGCTTGGTTGATTACAATTGCAAATTATTGGTTTGGAACCAAAGCATGGGAAGGAACTCAATTTGGTTTGGTTTTTAGTACAATGGGAATAGCTTCCCTTTTTATGCCTACTCTTACAGGAATCATTGCTGATAGATGGATAAATGCTGAGAAATTATATGGAACTCTTCATATTTTGTATGGAGGAGTTTTGTTTTACATTCCTATGGTTGATAATCCAACAAACTTTATATATGTAATGCTTTTGGCAATGTGTTTTTATATGCCAACGATTGCTTTGAGTAATTCGATATCTTATAATGCCTTAAAGAATAGCAATAAAGATGTAGTTAAGGATTTTCCACCAATTCGTGTTTTTGGAACAATTGGTTTTATTGTTGCTATGTGGATTACCAATTTGTCAGGGAATAAAGCTACGGAGTATCAATTCTATATTGCTGGAGTTGCTGCCGCATTGTTGGGAATTTATTCTTTTACTTTGCCTGCATGTAAGCCACAAAGATTAATTAAAGAGAATGCTTCCTTGATGGAAACTCTAGGATTAGAGTCTTTTAAGTTATTTGCAGATTACAAAATGGCTCTTTTCTTTATATTTTCTATGTTTTTGGGAGGAGCTTTGCAGCTTACTAATGCGTATGGAGATGTTTTTCTAGATGAATTCAAACATTTCCCAAAATATACAGATTCATTCGTTGTGAAATATTCTACTATTATTATGTCTATTTCTCAAATTTCTGAAACCTTATTTATACTTGCTATACCGTTTTTCTTGAAAAGATTTGGTATCAAGCAAGTTATGCTGATTAGTATGTTGGCTTGGGTATTGCGTTTTGGACTTTTCTCGTTTGGAGATCCTGTTCAGGGATTATGGATGATTATTTTGTCTTGTATTGTGTACGGAATGGCTTTTGATTTCTTTAATATATCGGGATCATTATTTGTTGAAACACATACAGATCCTAAAAATAGATCTTCAGCACAAGGATTGTTTATGATGATGACCAATGGGATAGGAGCTATTCTGGGAAGTTTTACATCAGGATGGGCTATTGATCGTTTTTTTACAAAATCATTTCATAGTACTGCAGACTTAGCAAATTTTTTACAAACAGGAACGACTAATTCAAAAATGTTGGAGTTTATAAAAAATCAAGGAAATACAATTGGTGCCGATGGGTTATTTGATAAAGTAATCTTGATGAAAGATTGGCATACCATTTGGTTGGCTTTCGCAACTTATGCATTGATTATTGCCGTAGCGTTTGCAATTTTGTTTAAACACGAACACAATCCTAAAGAAGTTGAAGTGTTAAAACATTAA
- a CDS encoding phage protein Gp36 family protein has translation MYLVKEELGSVMYGYQIDQITEGNNLIVTQAISAAIGEVKSYLTGNNKKEWIDGRYRYDVAAIFSAEGDTRNATILEITKTVAKWWICQLCNADMIYEQCKERYDRAIDWLTKLAKGTVNLDELPQIDMEVTQPDKQPFSYGSRAKFNHE, from the coding sequence ATGTATTTAGTAAAAGAAGAATTAGGAAGCGTAATGTATGGTTATCAGATTGACCAAATTACAGAAGGTAACAATTTAATCGTAACACAAGCTATTTCAGCGGCCATAGGTGAAGTAAAAAGTTATTTAACCGGGAATAATAAAAAAGAATGGATTGACGGCCGTTACCGCTACGATGTAGCTGCTATTTTTTCGGCTGAAGGCGATACCAGGAACGCAACTATTTTAGAAATAACCAAAACAGTTGCAAAATGGTGGATTTGTCAGCTCTGTAATGCAGATATGATTTATGAGCAATGTAAAGAACGTTATGACCGGGCAATAGACTGGCTTACAAAGTTAGCAAAAGGAACTGTCAATTTAGACGAATTGCCACAAATAGATATGGAAGTTACACAACCAGACAAACAGCCTTTTAGTTACGGTTCCCGCGCTAAATTCAATCACGAATAG
- a CDS encoding murein L,D-transpeptidase catalytic domain-containing protein, giving the protein MRKIFFGLIFIGFVFSSFNKNYRGGSTDIKLNNQIEEVKGLINSNSKYNKEIAFFIDMEIQSGKNRFFVYDLKNDKIIDEGLVAHGSGSETGIPGKLKFSNINNSRCTSLGKYSIGNHYYGQYGKSYRLYGLDKTNSNAFGRSIVLHEFWAVPYEEQDRNICNSYGCPMVNEKYFERIEKIIDNSKTNIILSIYY; this is encoded by the coding sequence ATGAGAAAAATATTTTTTGGCTTAATTTTTATAGGGTTTGTTTTTTCTAGTTTTAATAAGAATTATAGAGGTGGTTCAACCGATATAAAACTGAATAATCAAATAGAAGAAGTAAAAGGACTTATTAATAGTAATTCGAAATACAATAAAGAAATTGCTTTTTTTATTGATATGGAAATTCAATCGGGTAAAAATCGTTTTTTTGTTTATGATTTGAAGAATGATAAAATTATTGATGAAGGATTAGTTGCTCACGGTTCAGGATCAGAAACCGGAATTCCGGGAAAGCTAAAATTCAGCAATATAAATAATTCTCGCTGTACATCATTGGGGAAATATTCCATAGGCAATCATTATTATGGGCAATATGGGAAATCATATAGACTGTATGGATTGGATAAAACAAATAGCAATGCCTTTGGTAGAAGTATAGTTCTGCATGAATTTTGGGCTGTTCCTTATGAAGAGCAAGATAGAAATATATGCAATAGTTATGGCTGTCCGATGGTTAATGAAAAATACTTTGAAAGAATAGAAAAAATAATAGACAACTCTAAAACAAACATTATTTTAAGTATTTACTATTAA